A part of Terriglobia bacterium genomic DNA contains:
- a CDS encoding methyltransferase domain-containing protein has product MGPVTKLSSAAAGKRTPSEAAIPLENEQRSVSDYFDSGSSYWQGLYSGNDVFAIIHQQRRSMALQYFDGLSLPKTTRVLEVGCGAGLLTVDLARRGYTLEALDQAKSMIDLTRRNALQCGLEDRVKAHIGDICRLPFGDATFGCLIALGVLPWVANIHAALKEVSRVLVPGGYAIFNVDNRHRLNHLLDPADMPALSWLKARLKKPLHRFQLRKPPRAPDVYRYTLKEFDQLLTSAGLVRVKCRMIGFGPFSFFKYEPFSGAIGVKLHHRLQHYSDRGLPLLRSTGAQILVAGRKS; this is encoded by the coding sequence ATGGGCCCAGTTACCAAATTGTCGTCTGCAGCGGCGGGAAAGCGCACGCCGTCAGAAGCAGCCATTCCACTGGAAAATGAACAGAGGTCTGTTTCTGACTATTTCGACTCTGGATCATCTTACTGGCAGGGACTTTACAGCGGTAATGATGTTTTTGCGATTATTCATCAACAGCGCCGCTCGATGGCCCTGCAATACTTTGACGGGCTGTCGCTGCCCAAAACAACGCGCGTGCTGGAAGTTGGGTGTGGCGCCGGCTTGCTGACCGTGGACCTCGCCCGGCGTGGGTATACCCTGGAGGCGCTCGATCAAGCCAAATCAATGATTGACCTGACGCGCCGCAATGCGCTCCAGTGCGGTCTGGAAGACCGCGTGAAAGCTCATATCGGCGATATCTGCCGATTGCCCTTTGGCGATGCAACTTTCGGATGTCTGATCGCCCTGGGCGTTTTACCGTGGGTCGCGAACATCCATGCCGCATTGAAGGAGGTTTCCAGAGTCCTGGTTCCCGGTGGTTACGCAATCTTTAACGTAGACAATCGGCATCGTCTCAATCACCTCCTTGATCCCGCCGATATGCCTGCCCTGTCCTGGCTAAAAGCCAGATTGAAGAAGCCGCTTCACCGGTTCCAGTTGCGCAAGCCTCCAAGGGCGCCTGACGTGTATCGGTACACCCTTAAAGAATTCGACCAGCTTCTCACCTCGGCTGGATTGGTGCGGGTCAAATGCCGCATGATCGGCTTCGGCCCATTTTCCTTTTTCAAGTACGAACCCTTTTCCGGCGCGATCGGGGTAAAGCTGCACCATCGATTACAGCATTACTCAGACCGGGGATTGCCGCTGTTGCGGTCAACCGGGGCCCAAATCCTGGTTGCTGGCAGGAAGTCGTAA
- a CDS encoding lactate racemase domain-containing protein produces MKSTTILRTAAWYGDREIRLDFPPSWEVKVLSPDTPPPLTEQEIIEKLEHPVNQPSFRKICEGKSRPAIIVDDLNRPTPAGRVVPLLLQRFREAGIPAQNVTVVMATGTHGQPMPDAMLKKIGPEAASSCRLVAHDCFRDVKRIGRTTLGTPVFVNQNILDCDLVIGVSGIYPNHTAGFGGGSKLALGILGIRSIYHLHFRHLPASWGGDAVRQPIRRELDEIAGMIGMKTVISLMIDSHREVIQIYCGDPREYFHEAVAYGRNIFRACHPPDADVIIANTYPDDLSLTMARMKGFVPLRHPGNGASKVAIASCSEGPGLHNIFPFVNLPPHYRTRHMLRRLSVISLDELSAKGRSYLKRKFWDRTGKMRIADATSNGNSHHTNHPVWLYRPGNQTERLPSSAPGINLVNNWSAVVEAVQREQAGKDRLKVLLYACAPLQVPECVAQHEAALQSHFWNSTETIGRDVA; encoded by the coding sequence ATGAAATCAACAACAATCCTGCGGACAGCCGCGTGGTATGGAGACAGGGAGATCCGGTTGGACTTTCCTCCGTCCTGGGAGGTCAAGGTCCTGTCGCCAGATACTCCTCCGCCTCTGACCGAACAGGAAATCATTGAAAAACTCGAACACCCCGTGAACCAGCCGTCATTTCGCAAGATCTGCGAAGGCAAATCGCGGCCGGCCATTATTGTGGATGACCTGAACCGGCCTACGCCCGCGGGTCGCGTTGTGCCGCTATTGCTGCAGCGCTTTCGAGAAGCTGGCATCCCAGCGCAAAATGTCACGGTTGTGATGGCGACCGGCACTCACGGCCAACCCATGCCGGACGCGATGCTGAAGAAGATCGGGCCTGAAGCCGCATCGAGTTGCCGGCTTGTGGCCCACGACTGCTTCCGGGACGTGAAACGGATTGGCAGAACAACCCTGGGAACGCCGGTTTTTGTAAACCAGAACATCCTGGATTGTGACCTGGTCATCGGGGTGAGCGGAATTTATCCGAACCATACAGCCGGCTTCGGCGGCGGATCAAAGCTCGCGTTGGGCATCCTGGGTATCCGGTCCATCTACCATCTGCATTTTCGCCATCTGCCTGCCAGTTGGGGAGGCGACGCGGTTCGCCAACCTATTCGCCGGGAATTGGATGAAATTGCCGGCATGATCGGGATGAAAACGGTCATTTCGCTGATGATCGATTCCCACCGCGAAGTCATTCAAATATACTGTGGAGATCCGAGAGAGTATTTTCATGAAGCTGTGGCATACGGCCGCAACATCTTCCGCGCCTGTCATCCTCCCGATGCCGATGTCATCATTGCCAATACGTATCCAGACGATTTGTCGCTGACGATGGCGCGCATGAAGGGATTTGTCCCTCTGAGGCATCCCGGCAACGGCGCGTCAAAAGTTGCGATTGCTTCGTGCAGCGAGGGTCCCGGCCTTCACAACATCTTTCCCTTCGTGAATCTGCCGCCCCATTACCGTACGCGGCACATGCTAAGGCGCCTCTCGGTCATTTCCCTGGACGAATTGTCGGCGAAGGGCAGAAGCTATTTGAAACGAAAATTTTGGGACCGAACAGGAAAAATGCGAATTGCCGATGCCACTTCAAATGGCAACTCGCACCACACGAACCACCCGGTATGGTTGTACCGGCCTGGAAATCAAACGGAACGTCTGCCTTCCAGCGCGCCGGGAATCAATTTGGTCAACAATTGGTCCGCAGTTGTGGAGGCGGTCCAAAGAGAACAGGCCGGCAAAGATCGGCTGAAGGTCCTGCTGTACGCGTGCGCACCCCTTCAGGTGCCGGAATGCGTGGCCCAGCATGAGGCTGCGTTGCAGAGCCATTTTTGGAATTCGACTGAAACCATCGGCAGGGACGTCGCTTAA
- a CDS encoding glycosyltransferase family 4 protein, producing the protein MNATLGHFLSTQPLGHGPGTTGSNPMNFTVPSPSGGKAAPSNLAGKRVAMVTFSTFPGDPRPRRAVNALLGQGMTVDLICLGNGDAPRHEILNGMRILRFPLKSRRGNKFMYVWNYCAFILFSACVLARRSFQRRYDMVHIHNMPDVLVLSALVPKALGSKVLLDMHDPMPELMKTIYNLDDNSLSVRLIQWLEKWSIGRADFVLTVNAACKRIFASRSCPQSKIEVVMNSPDEQAIPIRSPHSYKKAGHAPPKPFVIMYHGSLVERNGLGLAVDALVQVRRKVPGAEIKICTVETPYLHKVMDKARRLGLEDRVHFLGSKRAGELGKEIESCDLGIVPNQRNAFTEINTPNRIFEFLSMGKPVIAPRTRGVQDYFSPDSLFFFEAGNADDLARMIEYVAFHSNEAIERVERGQQVYLKHTWSRESGVFVGVVERLLNGRRPRLRSDTAVRPGNASLGESLPNDRYS; encoded by the coding sequence ATGAACGCAACATTGGGGCATTTTCTCTCGACGCAGCCGCTGGGACACGGGCCCGGCACGACAGGGTCCAATCCTATGAATTTCACTGTTCCTTCCCCATCTGGCGGGAAGGCAGCGCCCTCGAACCTGGCAGGGAAAAGAGTGGCCATGGTAACGTTCTCGACCTTCCCAGGGGACCCGCGCCCGCGCAGGGCTGTGAATGCATTGCTTGGCCAGGGCATGACAGTGGACCTTATATGTCTTGGCAACGGAGATGCCCCGAGGCATGAAATCCTGAATGGAATGCGCATCCTCCGGTTTCCGCTCAAGAGCCGCCGTGGCAACAAATTCATGTATGTCTGGAATTATTGTGCATTCATCTTGTTCTCGGCCTGCGTGTTGGCGCGGCGGTCCTTTCAACGCCGCTACGACATGGTCCACATTCACAACATGCCTGATGTCCTTGTTCTGAGCGCCTTGGTGCCCAAGGCGCTGGGTTCAAAAGTCCTGCTTGACATGCACGATCCCATGCCCGAACTCATGAAGACCATTTACAACCTGGACGACAATTCGTTGAGCGTCCGCCTCATCCAGTGGCTCGAGAAGTGGAGCATCGGCCGGGCCGATTTCGTGCTGACGGTTAATGCTGCTTGCAAACGTATTTTCGCCTCGCGCAGCTGTCCGCAGAGCAAAATCGAGGTTGTGATGAATTCCCCCGACGAACAGGCCATTCCGATTCGGTCTCCTCACTCGTATAAGAAGGCTGGCCATGCGCCGCCCAAACCTTTTGTGATCATGTATCACGGATCATTGGTCGAAAGAAACGGCCTGGGCCTGGCAGTGGATGCTCTCGTTCAGGTTCGTCGAAAAGTTCCCGGCGCCGAAATTAAAATCTGCACGGTTGAAACTCCTTACCTCCATAAAGTAATGGACAAGGCACGCAGGCTTGGGTTGGAAGATCGTGTGCATTTTTTGGGATCGAAGCGGGCCGGAGAACTTGGCAAAGAAATTGAAAGCTGCGATCTTGGAATCGTTCCAAACCAGCGGAATGCCTTTACGGAGATTAATACACCAAACCGGATTTTTGAGTTCCTATCCATGGGTAAACCTGTTATTGCCCCGCGTACTCGAGGCGTCCAGGATTACTTCAGCCCAGACTCGCTGTTCTTCTTTGAAGCGGGGAACGCAGACGACCTTGCCCGAATGATTGAATACGTTGCATTTCACTCCAACGAGGCGATCGAGAGGGTTGAACGGGGTCAACAGGTTTACCTGAAACACACCTGGTCACGGGAAAGCGGAGTGTTTGTGGGCGTGGTCGAGAGGCTTTTGAACGGTCGGCGGCCACGGTTGCGCTCAGACACCGCCGTTCGTCCGGGCAACGCTTCTTTGGGAGAATCCTTACCGAACGATCGGTATTCGTAA
- a CDS encoding glycosyltransferase family A protein, whose amino-acid sequence MAENMNWPPKYVVITPVRDEEAHLEATIRSVINQTIRPDEWIIVDDGSTDKTRDIIGKYAEQHRWMRGVYRINRGFRKSGGGVVEAFNDGFHELTCRDWAFVVKLDGDLSFEPDYFERILKRFRDEPALGIAGGTLHCVSNGHKIERNPHFHVRGATKVYRRKCWEAIGGLWPAAGWDTVDEVSASMRGWTTLSIPDIHALHHRHLGGADGMWYDSVKHGRIWYTVGYHPLFVLASCLYRALQKPYLVRSIGGLYGFLQAYLNRAPRVNDYALIKFMRNEQMKRLMGQATIWK is encoded by the coding sequence ATGGCCGAAAACATGAATTGGCCTCCGAAGTATGTGGTAATAACTCCGGTGCGAGATGAAGAAGCGCACCTTGAGGCAACCATCAGGTCGGTTATCAACCAGACGATCAGGCCCGACGAATGGATCATTGTGGATGACGGATCAACGGACAAGACTCGGGACATCATTGGCAAGTATGCAGAACAACACCGATGGATGCGAGGCGTATACCGAATCAACCGGGGATTCAGGAAGTCGGGTGGAGGGGTCGTCGAGGCCTTCAACGATGGGTTTCACGAGCTCACTTGCCGTGACTGGGCGTTTGTCGTCAAGCTCGATGGAGACCTCAGCTTTGAGCCCGATTATTTCGAGAGGATCCTCAAGCGATTCAGGGACGAACCGGCCCTCGGAATCGCTGGTGGAACGCTTCACTGCGTTTCAAATGGCCATAAGATCGAGCGCAACCCGCATTTCCACGTGCGAGGTGCGACGAAAGTTTACCGCCGAAAGTGCTGGGAGGCCATCGGCGGGTTGTGGCCGGCTGCCGGATGGGACACGGTTGATGAAGTAAGCGCCAGCATGCGGGGCTGGACCACCTTAAGCATTCCCGACATTCACGCACTTCATCATCGACACCTGGGCGGCGCCGATGGCATGTGGTACGACAGTGTGAAGCATGGGCGGATCTGGTACACGGTTGGTTACCATCCACTCTTTGTCCTTGCCAGTTGTCTATATCGCGCGTTGCAAAAACCTTATTTGGTCCGGTCGATTGGAGGTCTATACGGTTTTTTGCAAGCGTATTTGAACCGTGCTCCCAGGGTGAATGATTACGCTCTCATTAAATTTATGCGGAACGAGCAAATGAAAAGGCTCATGGGACAGGCAACGATCTGGAAGTGA